The Amblyomma americanum isolate KBUSLIRL-KWMA chromosome 6, ASM5285725v1, whole genome shotgun sequence genome has a window encoding:
- the LOC144095133 gene encoding histone H2A-like translates to MSGRGKGGKAKGKSKTRSSRAGLQFPVGRIHRLLRKGNYAERVGAGAPVYLAAVLEYLAAEVLELAGNAARDNKKTRIIPRHLQLAIRNDEELNKLLSGVTIAQGGVLPNIQAVLLPKKTEKKA, encoded by the coding sequence ATGTCAGGTCGCGGAAAAGGAGGCAAGGCCAAGGGCAAGAGCAAGACCCGCTCGAGCCGCGCGGGACTGCAGTTCCCCGTGGGTCGAATTCACCGTCTCTTGCGTAAGGGCAACTACGCGGAGCGCGTCGGAGCCGGCGCCCCCGTTTACCTGGCCGCCGTCCTCGAATACCTGGCCGCCGAGGTGCTCGAGCTGGCGGGCAACGCTGCTCGGGACAACAAGAAGACCAGAATCATTCCGCGCCACCTGCAGCTGGCCATCCGAAACGACGAGGAGCTGAACAAGCTGCTCTCGGGAGTTACCATCGCCCAGGGCGgcgtcttgcccaacatccaggcCGTGTTGCTCCCCAAGAAGACCGAGAAGAAGGCGTGA
- the LOC144095655 gene encoding histone H3, whose translation MARTKQTARKSTGGKAPRKQLATKAARKSAPATGGVKKPHRYRPGTVALREIRRYQKSTELLIRKLPFQRLVREIAQDFKTDLRFQSSAVMALQEASEAYLVGLFEDTNLCAIHAKRVTIMPKDIQLARRIRGERA comes from the coding sequence ATGGCTCGCACGAAGCAAACCGCGCGCAAGAGCACCGGTGGCAAGGCCCCCCGCAAGCAGCTGGCCACAAAGGCTGCTCGTAAGAGTGCGCCAGCTACCGGAGGCGTGAAGAAGCCTCACAGATATAGGCCTGGCAccgtggcacttcgtgaaattcgCCGATACCAAAAATCGACCGAACTTCTCATCCGCAAGCTGCCCTTCCAGCGCCTGGTGAGAGAAATCGCTCAGGACTTCAAGACCGACCTGCGCTTCCAGAGCTCGGCCGTCATGGCACTTCAGGAGGCCAGCGAGGCATACCTGGTCGGTCTCTTCGAGGACACCAACCTGTGCGCGATCCACGCCAAGCGCGTCACCATCATGCCGAAGGATATCCAGCTGGCGAGGCGCATCCGCGGCGAGCGCGCCTAG